From the genome of Leguminivora glycinivorella isolate SPB_JAAS2020 chromosome 26, LegGlyc_1.1, whole genome shotgun sequence, one region includes:
- the LOC125239903 gene encoding uncharacterized protein LOC125239903 has product MADSEDIPIPFSQYAQEFELPQEFDDSDLYKKIKKNIENPKAKKRNKVNIHNKVVKRTQGHPPSFVINNHEIKGNKLIKIQIINITEDVRDQNDEQNENVLLSAQYVAGDNFDEIIDSTEALINKISKKICGYSTSY; this is encoded by the coding sequence ATGGCAGACAGCGAAGACATCCCAATTCCATTTTCGCAATATGCACAAGAGTTTGAGCTACCACAAGAATTTGACGATAGcgacttatataaaaaaattaaaaagaacaTCGAAAACCCTAAAGCCAAGAAACGTAATAAAGTTAACATTCATAATAAAGTAGTGAAAAGGACTCAAGGACACCCACCATCTTTTGTGATAAATAATCATGAGATCAAAGGCAATAAACTGATCAAAATTCAAATAATCAACATAACAGAGGATGTAAGGGATCAAAACGATGAACAGAACGAAAATGTATTACTGAGCGCGCAGTATGTTGCAGGCgataattttgatgaaattattgACAGCACAGaggctttaataaataaaatttcaaaaaaaatttgtGGATACAGTACTAGTtattaa